The Pimelobacter simplex genomic sequence AGGTACTCCTCGAGCTCGGCGTCCACCACGGGTGAGCGGCCCTCGTTGACCGCGGTGACCCGCTCGGTGCTCACGTCGAGCACGGTCACGTCGTTGTAGCGGGCGAGCAGCACGGCGTTGGAGAGGCCGACGTAGCCGGCTCCGACCACGGTGATCTTCATGCTTCGAGGACAACCGCCGCGATCGAACGGGGCGCCACGTCCGCGTTAACGGCGGACGCCGGGTTGCTGCCAATCCCACACCGACGAGATCGGCAGCCCCCACAGCCGGGGCCCGAACTGGTGGCCGACCGGGGCGGTGTTGAGCACGACGCCGCCGCGGAAGCGCTGGCCCGCACGGCGGGCCAGCGACTCCAGCGCGACGAACTGGTGGGGGCGCAGGCTCGCCGCCGTGCGCACCTCCAGCCCGTAGAGGCTGTCGTCGGGCAGCTCGATCACCAGGTCGACGGCCAGGCCGTTGCGCTCGCGCAGGTACGACACCCGGTGCTCGACCGCGCTCGTCTCGCGCTGGCGCAGCAGCTCGACGGCCACGATCCCGCGCAGCAGCGGCGCCAGGGCCCGGCGGCCGGCGAACTCGCCGAGCTCGGCGGCGGAGCGTCCGGTCAGGTGCCGGGCCAGCGCCGGGTCGGCCAGCACCGCCTGCGGCCGCCCGATGGCGCGCTTGGCCGCGGCGGCGCGGCTGCCCGGCAGCAGGAGCAGGACGCCGAGCTCGACCAGCACGTCGACGTACGGCGAGACGGTGGTGGGCGGGATGCCGGCCGCGGCCCCGAGCCGGGCCTTGTTGAGCTCGCCGGCCGGCGGGTCGGCCAGCGCCCCGAGGATCGCGCGGAGCCGCTCGGGGTCCATCCGGCGCCGGGCCCGGGCGCGGCGCTCGATCGCGGCCACCTCGTCGTCGAGGCCGGGGCGCTCCGTCGCCGCGACGTACGACGGCACGTCCCACGCGCTGCGCACCTCCCCGGGCACCGAGCCGCGCGAGCCCAGCCGGGCGACGAAGTCGGCGACCACGGGGGTGATCCTAGGCGCCCGGCGCCGCGAAACTCGTCGATTTGTCTAGCGAGCCGTCGAGAATGTCTCGGTGCAAGGTGCCGCATGGCACGATGGGCGAGCCCGGAGTTTGAGTAGAACGTGTTCTAGAAGGGATGGGCCGTCCGCGTGACAGTGACGCACAGCGACTACCGCCTCAGCCAGCTGGACCAGCTGGAGGCAGAGTCGATCCACATCTTCCGCGAGGTCGCGGCCGAGTTCGAGAAGCCCGTGCTGATGTTCTCGGGCGGCAAGGACTCGATCGTCATGATGCGCCTCGCCGAGAAGGCCTTCTACCCGGCGAAGATCCCGTTCCCGGTGCTGCAGGTCGACACCGGCTACGACTTCCCCGAGGTGCTCGCCACCCGGGACAACTGGGTCAACCGCCTGGGCGTCAAGCTGATCGTGGCCGGCGTCGAGCAGGCCATCGCCGACGGCATCGTCGTCGACGACGGCAAGACCTCGCGCAACCGCCTCCAGATCGGCACCCTGCTCAACGCCATCGAGGAGAACGGCTTCACCGCCGCCTTCGGTGGCGGCCGCCGCGACGAGGAGAAGGCCCGCGCCAAGGAGCGCGTCTACTCCCACCGCGACGAGTTCGGCCAGTGGGACCCGAAGAACCAGCGCCCCGAGCTCTGGAGCCTCTACAACGGCCGCCTGCACGAGGGCGAGCACATGCGGATCTTCCCGATCTCCAACTGGACCGAGCTGGACATCTGGGACTACATCGGCCGCGAGGGCATCGAGATCCCCAGCATCTACTTCTCCCACCAGCGCCGGGTCTTCGAGCGCGACGGGATGCTCCTGTCCGAGAGCGAGCACAACCCGCTGCGCGACGGCGAGGTCGCCGAGGAGCGCACCGTCCGGTTCCGCACCGTCGGCGACCTGACGCTCACCGGCTGCGTGGAGTCCACGGCGAGCACCATCGCCGAGGTCATCGACGAGGTCGCGATCGCCCGGGTCACCGAGCGCGGCGCCACCCGTGGCGACGACCGGTTCTCCGAGGCCGCCATGGAAGACCGCAAGAAGGAGGGCTACTTCTGATGAGCACCGACGAGAAGCGCCCCATGGACCTGCTGCGGTTCGCCACCGCCGGCTCGGTCGACGACGGCAAGTCCACCCTCATCGGGCGGCTGCTGCTCGACTCCAAGTCGATCTTCGAGGACCAGCTCGAGGCGGTCGAGGCCACCAGCGAGGCCAAGGGCTACGACTACACCGACCTCGCGCTGCTCACCGACGGCCTGCGCTCCGAGCGCGAGCAGGGCATCACCATCGACGTGGCCTACCGCTACTTCGCGACGCCCAGCCGCAAGTTCATCATCGCCGACACCCCCGGCCACGTGCAGTACACGCGCAACATGGTCACCGGCGCCTCGACCGCCGACCTCGGCCTGGTGCTCGTCGACGCCCGCCAGGGCCTCACCGAGCAGTCGCGCCGGCACGCGGTGATCCTCTCGCTGCTCCGCGTCCCGCACCTGGTGCTCGCGGTCAACAAGATGGACCTCGTCGACTTCGACCAGTCGATCTACGAGAACATCTACCGCGAGTTCACCCAGTTCGCGACCAAGCTCAACGTGCCCGACCTCGAGGTCATCCCGATCTCGGCGCTCCAGGGCGACAACGTGGTGACCCGCTCCGAGAACATGCCGTGGTACTCCGGTCCCACGCTCATGCACCACCTCGAGCACGTCCACGTCGCCTCCGACCGCGACCTGATCGACGCGCGGTTCCCGGTGCAGTACGTCATCCGGCCCAAGTCCGACGAGTTCCACGACTACCGCGGCTACGCCGGTCAGGTGGCCGGTGGCGTGCTCAAGCCGGGCGACGAGGTCGTCGTCCTGCCCTCGGGCATGACGTCGAAGATCTCCAAGATCGACCTGTTCGACAAGGAGGTCACCGAGGCCTTCCCCCCGATGAGCGTGACGGTCCACCTCGAGGACGACGTCGACGTCTCGCGCGGCGACATGATCGCCCGGGTCAAGAACGCGCCGACGCCGAGCCAGGACATCGACGCGATGATCTGCTGGATGACCACCGCTCCCCTCCAGGCGCGGCAGAAGCTGGCGATCAAGCACACGACCCGCACCGGCCGGGCCCTGGTCAAGGACATCCAGTACCGCCTGGACGTCAACACGCTGCACCGCGACCAGGAGACCAAGGAGCTCGGCGTCAACGAGATCGGCCGGGTCACCCTGCGCACCACGGTGCCGCTGCTGTGCGACCCGTACTCCAAGAACCGCACCACCGGTTCGTTCGTGCTGATCGACGAGGCGACCGGCGTGACCGTCGGCGCCGGCATGATCAACGGCTGATCCACCCGCACCACCGTTCCGTGGCCGCCCGCTCTCAGCGGGCGGCCACGGTCGTCTCCGGACGTCCCCGCAGGCCGGCGAGGTAGGCGACCAGCGCCGCCGCCTGCCCGGCGACGATGCCCACCTGGGCGCCGAGCGCGCCCAGCTCGGCCCCGAGCAGCGCGACCGCGGGCATCCCGACCAGGACGCCGGTCGCCGCCGCCAGGACCGCCCGGCGCTCGCGGCCCAGCGGGGCGTGCACCATCGTCGGCATCAGCAGCGTGGCGACCGCGCCGGCCACGACCACCCCCATGAGCAGCGCGACCGGTACCGGCACCCGGACCGCACCGGCCCCCAGGTAGGCCAGCAGCGGCACCGCCAGCGCCCCCGCGGCGAGGCCGCAGCCCGCCGCGACCAGGGCGACGTCGAGCAGCCGGCGCCCGACCCGGACCTGGGGTGGCCCGGCGGTACGGCGCTCGTGGGCCATCCGGCGGGCGAGCACCACGTTGCCGAGCGGGATCGACGCGGTCACGAGCTGGCGCTGGACCCGGTCGACCAGGCCGAACACGGCGAGCGCGGCGGGGTGGACCGGCGCCAGCACCAGCAGCGGCCCGAACAGGAACGCCGACCCGAGCACCTGGGTGGCCAGGGCGAATCGCTGGCCGAGCACGACCGCGGCGCACGCGCGCAGGGTCGTCGTACGCCGGGCGGGGCGGGTGATCCAGGCCCAGCAGAGCGCGAAGCCCACCAGCGCCGCCACGGTCTGGGTCGCGAGCCCGACCCGGACGTCCGCTCCCCCGGCGACCGCGGCCCAGCCGGCCAGGCCCAGCACGAGGCGGGGCAGGGTGTCGAGGAGCAGGAGGCGGCGTACGTCATCGGCGGCGACGAAGTACCAGGTCTGGGCCAGGCCCAGCACCGCGGTCGAGGTGACGCCGAGCGCGACCGGGCCGCCCGGGCCGCCCGGGCCGAGTAGGAGGGCTGCCCCCACCCCCACCAGGACGACGGGCCCCGCGACGAGCGCCTTGGACCAGGATGCCTCGCTCAGCACGGTCGCCGGCGCGACGGCCCGCCCCACCCGGGCCGGACCGCTCACCCCCCAGCCGAGCGCGATCACCGTGCCGCACAGGCCACCGACGGTCTGGGCCACGGCGACCGACGACCATCCGGCCGGGCCGAGCGCACCGAGCATCACCGGCAGCGAGACGAGCACGACGAGCGCCTGGGCGGCCGGCGGCAGCAGGAAGCCGAGCCGGCGCAGCCGCCCGCTCACCGCGGCCGCAGCAGCGGGTCGGGCGCGCGGTCGAGGGCGTGGCGGACGACCTCGTCGAGTCCCCCGGCCGCGGCCTGCGCGCTCGCGGTGGAGCCGACCACCTGGGTGAACCGGCCGGCCGCGACCGGCCGGAACCGCTGCCCGCCCGCCACCGCGCGGAAGAAGGCGTCGAGCGCGGCCGCGTCGTCGAGCAGCAACCGCCCGACGAGCGCGCGGTAGTCCGGCGGGCACAGCCCGCGCACGCCGTGCTCGAACTCGTCGATGTCCGGGCAGTAGAACGCCAGCGAGCGCTGGAGCGGCAGCACCTCGACGGCCACGCTCGAGTAGTCGGTCAGCAGCCCGTCGGCCAGCCCGATCAGCCGGTAGGGACTGATCCCGGCGGCCCAGATCGCGGGGTTGGTCAGGATCAGGTCGGCGAGCCCGGTCAGGGCGTCGTGCTCGACCGGGTGCGGCTTCACCACGAGCTGGACGCCGTGGTGCCGGGCCGCCGGGCGCAGCGCCGTCGGCGCGGGCGCGGGCACGGGCCCGGGTGCCGGCGCGGACCGCGCGGAGCCGGCGAGCTCGGTCGCGAGGTCGGTGAGTGCGCGGCCCTCGGCCCAGACCGAGCCGCCGATGCGGGTCCGGCGGAAGGTCGGCATCCAGAGCACGAACGGCCGGTCCGGGTCGATGCCCAGCCGGCGCAGGGCGCGCTCGTCGGCGGGCGCGCGCGGCGGGTACAGCACCTGGTCGCGCGGGAACCCGGAGAAGCGGGCGGCGGCGGGGTCGAGGCACATCGCCCGGCGGTGGGCGGGGTCCCACACCCGGGCGGCCGAGAGGAAGCCGGACTCGCTGGAGCGCACGTTGCGGTAGGTCTTGGGCCCGAGGCCGTGGCCGAGGTGGACGTGGGTGCGCGGCGCCCGGGCCCGCGGCGCGGCCAGCACGACGTGGGAGGTGAGCACGTAGCGGCTCCGGCCGTGCAGGCGCACCAGCGTCCGCCGGGTCCGGGGGCGCACCTCGACCCGGTCCGCGAGGCCGGGGGTGCCGAGCAGCGCGGCCTCGACGGCCAGCAGCGCGCGGACCCGGGGCGGGTCCGCGGCGAGGAGGATCGTGCTCCCGCCGTAGCGGTCGGCCCAGCCGAGCGCGGCGCAGAGCAGGTTCTCCTCGTCGTCGTTGAGGCCGTAGAGGACGGCCTGGTCGAGCGGCGTCCGCAGCCGGATCCGCATCACGACGACCAGGCGGAGGTGGTCGGCGACCCGCTGCGCCCGGCGTACGACGCGCCCGGCGAGGTCGCCCGGGGCCAGCACCCGGCTCAGGCGGCGCACCGGGCGTCCTCACGATCGATTCGCGGCCGGCCGATGATCCACAGCCCGGCGACGAGCTGGAGGACCCCGATGTAGCCGATCGTCATGAACTCGACGAGCACCCCCGCGAGGGCCGCGTGGGCTACGAACAGCCAGGTCCGGGCGACCAGGTCGGTGGCGCTGTCGAGGGCGCGGCGCAGCTGGGCGGTGAGCGATCCGGCGACGATCCCGCTGAGCAGCGGCACAAGCACCACGCCCGCCGGGCCGAGGCTGACCAGGCCCCACACCGGCGAGGCGAGCCGCAGGCCGCCGGTGTTGAGCTGCTGGAGCCGAACCGCGTCGTCGCCGAGCGCCACGGTCCACACACCCGGGTTCCAGCGGAAGTTGCCGGGCACCAGCCCGCCGAGGAAGGTCCGGCCGGCGGTCAGGGGCTCACCGTGCTGATGCCAGCGCTGGAGGAAGCCCAGGCCGTCACTGACGTCGGGCGTCGACGCCGCGATCGACGCCGCCAGGCCGGGGCCGGAGGCGACCGGGCTCTCGACCAGGCCGAGCCACCCCAGCGCGACGTAGAAGAGCGCGCCGCCGACGTACACGGCGACGGCGGTGGTGACCAGGGTCAGCGGCCGGCGTCGTCCGGCGAGCAGCACGCCCACGAGCAGCAGCAGACCGGTGGCCGCCGGGCCGCGCTGGAGGGTCAGCAGCATCAGCAGCAGGGCGAGCCCGAGGAGGAACCACCAGCGCACCCGCGCCCGCGCCTCGGCGCGCAGCGCGAAGGCGGCGAGGATCGGCAGCAGCAGCGGCAGGATCCCGGTCCCGACCCGGTACGGGATCGCGACGGGGCGGTAGGCCTCGCCGTAGGCACCGCGGAAGAACTTCGCCGCCAGCGGGTCGTCGGCGAACATCGGGACGAAGCCCATCCGCAGCATCGCGAAGAGCAGCACCGCGATCGCCGCGACCGTGACGACGGCGGTCCGGGTGACCGCCTCGTCGCCGGGCGCGAACCTCGTCCGGGCGATGCGGCCGAAC encodes the following:
- a CDS encoding CDP-glycerol glycerophosphotransferase family protein produces the protein MRRLSRVLAPGDLAGRVVRRAQRVADHLRLVVVMRIRLRTPLDQAVLYGLNDDEENLLCAALGWADRYGGSTILLAADPPRVRALLAVEAALLGTPGLADRVEVRPRTRRTLVRLHGRSRYVLTSHVVLAAPRARAPRTHVHLGHGLGPKTYRNVRSSESGFLSAARVWDPAHRRAMCLDPAAARFSGFPRDQVLYPPRAPADERALRRLGIDPDRPFVLWMPTFRRTRIGGSVWAEGRALTDLATELAGSARSAPAPGPVPAPAPTALRPAARHHGVQLVVKPHPVEHDALTGLADLILTNPAIWAAGISPYRLIGLADGLLTDYSSVAVEVLPLQRSLAFYCPDIDEFEHGVRGLCPPDYRALVGRLLLDDAAALDAFFRAVAGGQRFRPVAAGRFTQVVGSTASAQAAAGGLDEVVRHALDRAPDPLLRPR
- a CDS encoding sulfate adenylyltransferase subunit 1, translated to MSTDEKRPMDLLRFATAGSVDDGKSTLIGRLLLDSKSIFEDQLEAVEATSEAKGYDYTDLALLTDGLRSEREQGITIDVAYRYFATPSRKFIIADTPGHVQYTRNMVTGASTADLGLVLVDARQGLTEQSRRHAVILSLLRVPHLVLAVNKMDLVDFDQSIYENIYREFTQFATKLNVPDLEVIPISALQGDNVVTRSENMPWYSGPTLMHHLEHVHVASDRDLIDARFPVQYVIRPKSDEFHDYRGYAGQVAGGVLKPGDEVVVLPSGMTSKISKIDLFDKEVTEAFPPMSVTVHLEDDVDVSRGDMIARVKNAPTPSQDIDAMICWMTTAPLQARQKLAIKHTTRTGRALVKDIQYRLDVNTLHRDQETKELGVNEIGRVTLRTTVPLLCDPYSKNRTTGSFVLIDEATGVTVGAGMING
- a CDS encoding DUF4143 domain-containing protein; the protein is MVADFVARLGSRGSVPGEVRSAWDVPSYVAATERPGLDDEVAAIERRARARRRMDPERLRAILGALADPPAGELNKARLGAAAGIPPTTVSPYVDVLVELGVLLLLPGSRAAAAKRAIGRPQAVLADPALARHLTGRSAAELGEFAGRRALAPLLRGIVAVELLRQRETSAVEHRVSYLRERNGLAVDLVIELPDDSLYGLEVRTAASLRPHQFVALESLARRAGQRFRGGVVLNTAPVGHQFGPRLWGLPISSVWDWQQPGVRR
- the cysD gene encoding sulfate adenylyltransferase subunit CysD, whose translation is MTVTHSDYRLSQLDQLEAESIHIFREVAAEFEKPVLMFSGGKDSIVMMRLAEKAFYPAKIPFPVLQVDTGYDFPEVLATRDNWVNRLGVKLIVAGVEQAIADGIVVDDGKTSRNRLQIGTLLNAIEENGFTAAFGGGRRDEEKARAKERVYSHRDEFGQWDPKNQRPELWSLYNGRLHEGEHMRIFPISNWTELDIWDYIGREGIEIPSIYFSHQRRVFERDGMLLSESEHNPLRDGEVAEERTVRFRTVGDLTLTGCVESTASTIAEVIDEVAIARVTERGATRGDDRFSEAAMEDRKKEGYF